A genomic window from Xyrauchen texanus isolate HMW12.3.18 chromosome 31, RBS_HiC_50CHRs, whole genome shotgun sequence includes:
- the cnga1b gene encoding cGMP-gated cation channel alpha-1: protein MSVRVRPLDTPRTLMEGLDEVTMGNTVEIIENKHRDAGTYFNINNNNNNEEEEEKKMKKEKMKNKKKEKKEKKEKKEKTEKKKKEAKEKEKEKPKEKKEEKKEEPKEIYVVDPAGNMYYNWLFVITCPVMYNWILIIARACFEELQGDYLIYWFILDYVSDMVYLADMLFRTRTGYLEQGLLVKDEKKLRDRYRQSVQFKLDLASMVPTDLFYLFFGMNYPEIRMNKLLRINRLFEFFQRTETRTNFPNVFRISNLVMYIVIIIHWNACMYYSFSKAIGFGADAFVYPDTSDPEFGRLVRKYAYSMYWSTLTLTTIGETPPPVENSEYFFVVTDFLVGVLIFATIVGNVGSMITNANAARANFQSRIDAIKQYMSFRKVTKDLEKRVIKWFDYLWTNKKAVDEREVLKFLPDKLRAEIAINVHLDTLKKVRIFADCEAGLLVELVLKLQPQVYSPGDYICKKGDIGREMYIIKEGKLAVVADDGVTQFVVLSDGSYFGEISILNIKGSKAGNRRTANIRSIGYSDLFCLSKDDLMEALTEYPDAKAMLEEKGRQILMKDNLLDLELAKQGPDPKDMEEKVIKIGSVLDKLQTRFARLLAEHEAAQGKLKKRVTKLEKKITASGGVEPEPVIPEKKDEEPEEKKDEDKPEEK, encoded by the exons atgTCCGTTCGAGTGAGACCTCTGGACACACCCAGGACTCTCATGGAGGGGTTGGATGAGGTTACCATGGGCAACACAGTGGAAATTAT AGAGAATAAACATAGAGATGCTGGAACTTACtttaacatcaacaacaacaataacaacgaAGA AgaggaagaaaagaaaatgaaaaaagaaaagatgaaaaacaAGAAGAAAGA gaaaaaagagaagaaagagaaaaaggaaaagacagagaagaagaagaaagaggcaaaagagaaggagaaagagaagcctaaagaaaagaaagaagaaaagaaagaaga ACCGAAGGAGATTTATGTTGTAGATCCAGCTGGAAACATGTACTACAACTGGCTGTTTGTGATCACGTGTCCTGTGATGTACAACTGGATTCTCATCATAGCCAG aGCGTGTTTTGAGGAATTGCAGGGAGATTATTTGATATACTGGTTCATTCTGGATTATGTATCTGATATGGTGTATCTGGCCGACATGCTGTTCAGGACCAGAACAG gaTACCTGGAGCAGGGTCTCTTAGTAAAAGATGAGAAGAAGCTTAGAGATCGCTACAGGCAGAGTGTACAGTTCAAACTGGACCTGGCCTCCATGGTCCCAACAGACCTTTTCTACTTGTTCTTTGGCATGAACTACCCTGAGATTCGCATGAATAAGCTGTTAAGAATCAATCGCTTGTTTGAGTTTTTCCAGCGCACGGAAACACGGACCAACTTTCCCAACGTGTTCCGAATCTCCAACCTCGTCATGTACATTGTGATCATCATCCACTGGAATGCCTGCATGTATTACTCATTCTCCAAGGCCATTGGCTTTGGAGCAGATGCCTTTGTGTACCCAGACACCTCAGACCCTGAGTTTGGGCGGTTAGTGAGAAAGTACGCTTACAGCATGTACTGGTCTACCCTGACGCTCACCACCATCGGAGAGACACCACCACCTGTCGAAAACTCTGAATACTTCTTTGTGGTGACTGATTTCCTGGTTGGCGTGTTAATTTTTGCCACCATTGTCGGTAACGTGGGCTCCATGATCACGAACGCAAACGCAGCTCGAGCAAATTTCCAGTCTCGCATTGATGCTATTAAGCAGTACATGAGTTTTCGGAAGGTCACAAAGGACTTGGAGAAACGGGTCATCAAATGGTTTGATTACTTGTGGACCAATAAGAAAGCAGTAGACGAGAGAGAGGTACTCAAGTTCCTGCCTGACAAGCTGAGAGCGGAGATTGCTATAAACGTCCACTTGGATACTCTGAAGAAGGTTCGGATCTTTGCCGACTGTGAGGCCGGACTGTTGGTCGAGCTGGTACTGAAGTTGCAGCCCCAGGTGTACAGCCCGGGTGACTACATCTGCAAGAAGGGTGACATTGGCCGTGAGATGTACATCATCAAAGAAGGAAAACTTGCCGTGGTGGCCGATGATGGAGTCACACAGTTTGTTGTACTTAGTGATGGCAGTTACTTTGGAGAGATCAGCATCCTCAACATCAAAGGCAGTAAGGCGGGAAATCGCAGAACCGCCAACATCCGCAGCATTGGCTATTCAGACCTGTTCTGCCTTTCCAAAGATGACCTAATGGAGGCGCTGACCGAATATCCAGATGCAAAGGCCATGCTGGAGGAGAAAGGACGACAGATCCTTATGAAG GACAATCTGCTGGATTTGGAGTTGGCCAAGCAGGGGCCCGACCCCAAAGACATGGAGGAGAAGGTCATCAAAATCGGCAGTGTGCTGGACAAACTGCAGACACGTTTTGCTCGCCTGTTAGCTGAACACGAGGCTGCACAGGGGAAACTCAAGAAGCGTGTCACTAAATTAGAAAAGAAGATCACTGCATCTGGTGGTGTGGAGCCAGAACCAGTAATCCCAGAGAAGAAAGACGAGGAACCAGAGGAAAAAAAAGATGAAGACAAACCGGAGGAGAAGTAG